The following are from one region of the Actinopolyspora halophila DSM 43834 genome:
- a CDS encoding SRPBCC family protein — protein sequence MAESYASAVIPAPVDRVWQWFGDFAGLAEWHPAVTALELEGGAPVEVGVVRRLWLSDGSRIRERLTAFDSISRRYCYEMLEGPFRVRSYRAVVRLAPITATGATFAEWSACYDSDADQEAELDRVFVTEVFAPGLAGLARFYTDE from the coding sequence ATGGCAGAGTCGTACGCGAGCGCGGTCATCCCCGCCCCCGTGGACCGCGTCTGGCAGTGGTTCGGGGACTTCGCCGGCCTCGCCGAGTGGCATCCCGCCGTAACCGCACTTGAGCTGGAGGGGGGCGCCCCGGTCGAGGTCGGAGTGGTCCGGAGGCTGTGGTTGAGCGACGGCTCGCGGATTCGTGAGCGGTTGACAGCATTCGACTCGATCAGCCGTAGATACTGCTACGAGATGTTGGAAGGGCCGTTCCGGGTCAGGAGCTACCGGGCAGTCGTACGTTTGGCTCCGATCACGGCCACCGGCGCGACCTTCGCGGAGTGGTCGGCCTGCTACGACAGCGATGCGGACCAGGAGGCCGAGTTGGACCGGGTCTTCGTCACGGAGGTGTTCGCCCCCGGGCTCGCCGGACTTGCCCGCTTTTACACCGACGAGTGA
- a CDS encoding NAD-dependent epimerase/dehydratase family protein, protein MVTGGSGFVGRAVVRALANRGNPVTVVDRVEPEIPEEHRHLVSHVPGDLTDPDVRDAAVTEGSAGIIHLAAITSVLRSVDKPTETFTENVEVTQGLLELARQRGLTRFVLASTNAVVGDIGYGTISERLPLRPLTPYGATKAACEMLLSGYTGAYGIATTALRFTNIYGPGMGHKDSFVPRLMRAALADEGVEVYGDGSQSRDFVHLDDVVRAIVASWDKQYSGTAVIGSGSSVSVLELIESVRAVTGKELPVTHVPAKNGEMPAVIVEVEKAKRELDYQPSVRFAEGLRTVWDDFRHVADGSVPAAT, encoded by the coding sequence GTGGTGACCGGTGGCTCGGGCTTTGTCGGCAGAGCCGTTGTCCGGGCTCTCGCGAACCGCGGCAATCCCGTGACGGTCGTCGACCGAGTCGAGCCCGAGATTCCGGAGGAACACCGTCACCTGGTCAGCCACGTCCCCGGCGACCTGACAGACCCCGACGTTCGGGATGCCGCCGTCACCGAGGGAAGTGCCGGGATCATCCACCTGGCCGCAATCACTTCCGTGTTGCGTTCGGTGGACAAGCCGACCGAGACTTTTACCGAGAACGTGGAGGTCACCCAGGGGCTGCTGGAACTGGCACGCCAGCGTGGCCTCACACGTTTCGTGCTCGCCTCCACCAACGCCGTGGTCGGCGACATCGGGTACGGCACGATCTCCGAACGGCTGCCGTTGCGGCCGCTGACGCCGTACGGAGCGACCAAGGCCGCCTGTGAAATGCTGTTGTCCGGCTACACCGGGGCCTACGGCATCGCCACGACGGCACTGCGTTTCACCAACATCTACGGGCCCGGCATGGGGCACAAGGACAGTTTCGTGCCGCGTCTCATGCGTGCCGCGCTGGCGGACGAAGGCGTGGAGGTCTACGGAGACGGCTCGCAGAGCCGTGATTTCGTGCATCTCGACGACGTGGTCCGAGCCATCGTCGCCTCGTGGGACAAGCAGTACAGCGGTACGGCCGTCATCGGTTCCGGAAGCTCCGTCTCGGTGCTGGAACTGATCGAGTCGGTACGCGCCGTCACCGGCAAGGAGCTCCCCGTGACGCACGTCCCCGCGAAGAACGGTGAGATGCCCGCCGTGATCGTCGAGGTCGAGAAGGCAAAGCGCGAGCTCGACTACCAGCCCAGCGTGCGGTTCGCCGAGGGACTGCGTACGGTTTGGGACGATTTCCGCCACGTCGCCGACG